Proteins encoded within one genomic window of Psilocybe cubensis strain MGC-MH-2018 chromosome 2, whole genome shotgun sequence:
- a CDS encoding Negative regulator of differentiation 1, with product MDDSQAAFVQYPSYFEIDMMKRSMETAGGPDAKKARWSPTSAFSAQNNGTAVQNNSSRSDAFANYGYGPNANIAQPAFNSSQANGASFAGSPLYSTPSLAVNTQTNGNVMNAQLSPNTAAAFAVQQQQQQQQQQQQQQQQQQGSPNGTYNAFNAYNMLGMGMPGMGMLGSFPYNGQMGNFAQNFAQQRLPSLNLNIPSAQAGAYSPVALTAALNASSNATGRTVYVGNLPATASVDELLNLVHFGPLESIRVLPEKSCVFLSFLDGATAAAFHADATIKKLSLHGQELKIGWGKPSPVPAQVALAISQSNASRNVYVGGLDEGMTEEQLRDELSRFGLIDQVKIVRDKNIGFVHFLSISIATKVVNTLPTEPAWAGKRVNYGKDRCAYIPKSQQAAAQQAQAAAAQSLVAQQAMSPQQANFAPFNNYTGAPFTPVDIMGAGNMANGMGVQAMNRTVYLGNIHPETTTEDLCNAIRGGVLQSIRYMQDKHIAFVTFVDPAAAFTFFQVASYQGLTLNNRRLKIGWGKNSGPLPPTLALAVHSGATRNVYIGNVEDYEAFTEDKLKRDFGEYGDIELVNFLKEKNCAFVNFTNISNAIKAIDAIKNKPEYANLRIAHGKDRCANPPRSGPQGGSGAKRMASGNGANGGDAMGVGLGVGALGDGNDDADAAFLNGDDEHVDMHVDGIQTNGATL from the exons ATGGACGACTCCCAAGCAGCCTTTGTCCAATATCCTTCCTACTTTGAAATCGATATGATGAAG CGCTCTATGGAAACCGCTGGTGGCCCTGATGCTAAAAAAGCGCGTTGGTCTCCCACTTCCGCCTTTTCTGCTCAAAACAACGGCACGGCTGTTCAAAATAACTCGTCTCGCAGCGATGCTTTCGCCAACTATGGCTACGGGCCCAACGCCAACATCGCACAACCCGCGTTCAATAGCTCCCAGGCCAACGGGGCCTCGTTTGCTGGCAGTCCCCTATACTCGACCCCTTCTCTTGCGGTCAACACTCAGACTAACGGGAATGTGATGAATGCTCAGCTTAGCCCCaacacagcagcagcatttgccgttcaacaacagcagcaacagcagcaacaacagcagcagcaacagcaacagcagcaaggCAGCCCTAATGGCACCTACAACGCCTTCAATGCTTACAACATGctgggtatgggtatgccGGGCATGGGAATGCTCGGTAGTTTCCCGTACAACGGGCAAATGGGTAACTTCGCCCAG AACTTTGCCCAGCAGAGGTTGCCTTCGCTCAACCTGAACATTCCGTCTGCTCAAGCCGGGGCCTACTCTCCCGTCGCGCTCACTGCCGCACTAAATGCCTCGTCCAATGCTACTGGTCGTACGGTATACGTCGGCAACCTCCCCGCGACCGCCTCTGTTGACGAACTGTTAAACCTTGTCCATTTCGGCCCTCTCGAATCAATTCGCGTCTTGCCGGAGAAGTCGtgcgtcttcctctccttcttgGACGGCGCCACCGCTGCGGCGTTCCATGCTGATGCGACCATTAAAAAACTGTCGCTCCATGGCCAAGAATTGAAGATTGGTTGGGGAAAGCCATCCCCAGTACCAGCTCAGGTTGCCCTGGCCATCAGCCAGAGCAACGCCAGCCGAAACGTCTACGTTGGCGGTTTGGACGAGGGCATGACGGAGGAACAGCTCCGCGATGAGCTGAGCCGATTTGGTCTTATTGACCAAGTGAAGATTGTCAGAGATAAGAACATTGGATTTGTTCACTTCTTGAGCATTTCCATTGCGACCAAA GTTGTAAACACCCTGCCTACAGAACCCGCTTGGGCAGGCAAACGTGTCAACTACGGCAAAGATCGATGTGCATACATCCCCAAATCGCAGCAGGCCGCTGCCCAACAGGCACAGGCCGCCGCGGCTCAGTCGCTCGTCGCACAACAAGCGATGTCTCCCCAGCAGGCGAACTTTGCTCCGTTCAATAACTACACTGGCGCGCCATTCACGCCAGTCGACATAATGGGCGCGGGCAACATGGCGAATGGCATGGGTGTACAGGCAATGAACAGGACGGTGTACCTTGGAAACATTCACCCCGAGACAACCACGGAGGATTTGTGCAATGCTATTCGCGGAGGTGTATTGCAGAGCATTAGGTATATGCAGGATAAACACATTGCT TTCGTGACCTTCGTCGACCCTGCAGCTGCATTCACATTCTTCCAGGTGGCGTCGTATCAGGGCCTGACCCTGAACAACCGCCGCCTGAAGATCGGTTGGGGCAAGAACTCAGGACCGCTCCCACCGACACTCGCCCTCGCTGTGCATTCTGGCGCCACGAGGAATGTGTACATTGGCAATGTCGAGGACTACGAGGCATTCACTGAAGACAAGCTCAAGCGTGACTTTGGAGAGTATGGGGATATTGAGCTGGTCAACTTTTTGAAGGAGAA GAATTGCGCGTTCGTCAACTTTACGAACATTTCGAACGCCATCAAGGCGATTGATGCAATTAAGAACAAGCCGGAGTACGCTAACCTGCGCATCGCGCATGGGAAGGATAGGTGCGCGAACCCACCTCGTTCTGGACCGCAAGGAGGGTCTGGAGCGAAGCGCATGGCGAGCGGCAACGGCGCAAACGGTGGAGATGCTATGGGTGTCGGCCTTGGCGTTGGCGCCCTGGGTGATGGAAACGACGACGCGGACGCCGCGTTTTTGAACGGAGATGACGAACATGTGGATATGCATGTGGACGGCATCCAGACTAATGGTGCCACGCTCTAA